The Gemmatimonadaceae bacterium genome includes a region encoding these proteins:
- a CDS encoding amidohydrolase family protein has protein sequence EFWDFHTPYQYTEAQLQAAVAEAARLNTNVGVHCQGEPAARFAVEAGVASVDHATQLSDGTMQMMKAKDIPAVPTFAIFKYFADHAPDSAAAAREYVMLDYKIHEFKRQVAAGVPMAVGSDVGPFPHGTQAREFELMAQYGMTPLAVLQADYLNGPRILTWQDEVGQLKPGYFADVIAVPGNPLEDITAVEHVQFVMKGGVVYRGEGSPGGE, from the coding sequence CGAGTTCTGGGATTTCCATACGCCCTACCAGTACACCGAGGCGCAGCTGCAGGCGGCCGTGGCCGAGGCGGCCCGGCTGAACACCAACGTGGGCGTGCACTGCCAGGGCGAGCCTGCGGCACGGTTTGCCGTGGAGGCGGGCGTAGCGTCCGTTGACCACGCCACGCAGCTCAGCGACGGGACGATGCAGATGATGAAGGCAAAGGACATCCCCGCCGTGCCGACGTTTGCAATATTCAAATACTTCGCGGATCACGCGCCCGATTCCGCCGCGGCCGCCCGCGAGTACGTCATGCTGGACTACAAGATCCACGAATTCAAACGGCAGGTGGCGGCGGGCGTTCCGATGGCCGTGGGGTCGGACGTGGGCCCCTTCCCGCACGGGACGCAGGCACGGGAATTCGAGCTGATGGCGCAGTACGGGATGACGCCGCTGGCCGTGCTCCAGGCCGACTACCTGAACGGTCCGCGCATTCTGACGTGGCAAGACGAAGTGGGACAGCTCAAGCCCGGATACTTTGCCGACGTGATTGCCGTACCCGGAAATCCGCTGGAGGACATCACGGCCGTGGAGCACGTGCAGTTCGTGATGAAGGGCGGGGTCGTGTACCGGGGCGAGGGGTCCCCCGGCGGCGAGTAG